GTTCAGCGCCTCGTGGATGGTGACGCAGGCAGACTCCATCTGGGGGCACAGGGATGCAGCGCCACCCACCAGGCACGGCTTGGGCAGGGGGAGGGGCGCGCTGCCGGCTCCGCCGACGCGGCTCTGCTCCAAGGGGCAGCGCCGGAGCCCGGTGGGCAACGGGACACCACGCGGCTCAGCGAGGGCTCTGCGCCCCAGCCTGGCACCGCGGCTCCGCTCTGCCACCAGCAGGCGCTTCTGCCctcagcagaggggaagggagCGAGCGCGGTCGCACGGGGTTGTGCGTTTGGCCACATGCTGCAACACACCTGTGTCAACGCCGTGACGCGGCTGCTCATGTCGGGCAGGATGGGCGGCTCGTCGCCCACCTGGAGGTTGAAGTAGACGGTTTTGTGGGAGAACGTGGAGAACTCATTGCTGAAGCAGAAGGTGTAGATCCCCGTGAGCTCAGCGTGGTGCGGGAAGCTGTCGTACTGCTTTTTGGTCTCCCTGTAGATGGTGCGGCCGTTGGGGTCCTCGACGTAGCAGTCGACATCATAGTGGCCCCCGGTGATCACCTGCACAGGGAAATGTGGGCAGCACCTGCTGAACCCTGAGAACCCGACACCATGGGCAGAGGAATGCTGCCCCAAAATGTGCCACATGCACAGCCATGCCCTGAGCAGCACGGCACTGTGCCACCGCAGCCCATCACGGGCAGGGGCCAGGCTGAGGGCCCACGGGCAGAATGAACGGGGGGACGGCCCCCACCACCGGGCTGGGGACCACCGTGGGCACATCCCAAGCAGCTCTGATGTGGGCTCTGCTGGGCACGAGTCTGGGCACAGCTCCCGGGGCAGCATGGGGGGAGCGGGGCTGTGGGGGAGAGGTGCAGGGGTCGCCCTGCCTGGGGCTTTGCGGAGGCTGGGGGACACGGGTGGAGGCACGGATAGGAGTAGGGCCGTACCTGGTAGTCCAGCGTGAACTTGAGGCCTCGGTCCAGCTCTTGGTGGAAGCACTGCTTGTCGCTGTCGGGGAGCTCGAAAGTGAGCTCGGTGCCGCTCGCGCGCAGAGcgcccagcagcagggccagcgCCCAGCCCCGCGCCCAGCCCTGCATCCCGCCCGccccgcaccgcaccgcaccgcaccgcgcCGCTCGGCCCCGCGCTCGCCCCGCCCGGGGCCGTCCCTCCCTGACGTGGCGGCACCGCGGCGCTTCCGGGCTGGGGCGGCTCCGTGCGTGGCCGGGGGACGTCggggggccggggccgggcggctGCGGGCAGAGCGGGGATGTAAAACCGCCGTCCGTCACACGGCGTCACCCCCGCACCGCACACGCGAGCGGCAATGGCTGCGGCGCAGCGCTGCTCCGCGTTCCCGCAGTGAGATGCGCGCTCCCGCAGTGAAATGCGCGCTCCTGCAGTGAGATGCGCGCTCACAGCCCCCGCGCAaagaggagctgagctgtgttTGCACCGCCGCCGTCAGAGCGCGCCGGCGGAAGCGTCAATAAAGATATGGGGATATGCGCGAATGAAAACTCTGGGATTTGGGATTCCTCAGCCAAAAATAGAAGACGAACTTCGTGGTTAGAGATAAAGCGTGCCTGAAATTCCGTCTGTAAGACATCTGAGCGACAGCAAGTATAAACTTTAAGGCTGTAAAAATATAAGCCCACCTTTACTCTAAACAACACATTTAAATCGAAAACGCATTTCCAGAGGGCGCTCCCGTGCCGACGGAACCGCGGCGCATCCATCCTCGGGCACCCGCAGCGCAGCGGGGCCGGGCAGCCGCGCTCCCCACGGGCGCAGCGTGCCAAACGCGGAGCTCTGCGCAAGGCTccccagctgcaccagcagcgGATCTGGCTCTGTGTTGCCAAGTGCTTGGAAACGGAATCGCAGGACCTCTGAGCGTTGTCTcgcctctgcagcacagtgagggTATAAATACATTCAATCGCTAAGGAGGGTTATTTCTGCTCTCCATCCTCTCGCAGCGTTGAGCTCCTTCCCGGTAGGCACTTCACACACACGTCAGCCCCCGACTCCCTGGCGTGGGGCTCCCAGACCGCTTTCTGCATTGGGATGAGTGGGAGGGATGAAGAATGGATCGTAAATAACCAGGAACAAACACACTGCAGCCGGGAGCCTTGGTGTGATGCCTGCCTCTACCTAAACGTGCTGGGATTGGATTTCTCAGATAAGTGCTCACGGGGGGGGGGAAAGTCCAAAAGCAGCCGGCATGGCAGGGCTCCAGGCACTCagttctgtgctgcctgccacCTGTTGTCCCCCCTGCTCTGGGGAAAGTGCTCTGTGCATGGGGCCTTGAGCCCAGGGCTGCCTGCGCTTCCCAGGGCAGCACCGCCCCGCTCCGAACTGCCGTGTGTGTTCCTACAGAGGGCAGTTTGGGGAACTTCCCGGGAAAGCGGCTACTGCGCCACGATTTCCTCAAAATCAGACAGCTGCCtcatctgctccagctgcatgGAGTGCCTCCGCAGGAGCTTCTTTTTGGTTCTCAGGTCACCCCGCTTGGGGGAGCTGGGCGCGACGGGCACCAGGGCCCTGAAGCCGGCAGCCAGCGGGGAGGGGGCCTTGCCGCTGGCTCCGATGTCGGGGATGGGGGGGCTGGGGTTGACGTTGAGGGGGGGCAGGTAGCCGGGCCGGGTGTGCGCGATGTGGTCCAGCAGCAGCGTGCCGGAGCCGCGCCGTTCCAGCAGGttgggcgggcggcgggcggcggcgggggaggtgctgggggcGCCATCCAGAGCCTCCCGCGAACCACCCAGCAGAGCCAGGTGAGAGCCGCTCAGCTTCCTCCTCTCCGCAGCCACCCTCCCCGCCTCGGCCATGCCGGCGTCGCACTCGTGGTGCTCGGCGCTCATCCGCCGCCAGTGCAGGGCCTCCATCGCCTCGCTGCTCTCCGGCGGCTCCGGCAACGTGCTCCTGCGAGGCAGGCGCTGGGGGCCCTTCTCGAACCCCTTCCTGCAGCCGGACCCGGGGGCTGGAGGCGTGCGCAGCGCCTGCTCGTCCACCAGCGGGAATAGGGGCGCATCCTTGCTGCGGCTGAGGGGAGCCTTCCTGCACAGCGCGAGCTCCCCGATGCTGCTGACCAGCTCGTCATCCGTGCGCACCCGCTGCTCCTCGTGGTGCGCAGCCAGCACTGAGGGCGCGACCAGCCCCCACGGCTCCGACTGCAGCCGCTTCAGCTGCGGGAGCCGCGCTCTCTTGGTGGTGGTGCCGCCCCTCCAGCCCGGGGAGGGCGGCTCAGGGGTGGCCTTGGTGGGAGGACCATCCCCGgggggcagctcctgctcagcGGGCTGTGGGCATGGGGCGGCCGCCTTCAGCGCTGCGGTGCTTGTCTCAGGGGAGGCCCTCTCCTTGAAGTCCAGCAATGGGGGCACGTTCAGGTACTGCTTGGTGGCCTTGGCGCCGGTGGCCGACTTGTCCATGGTGATGATGATCACCTCCTTCCCCTTGgctctgcaggcattcaggAGGTGCTGCAAAACATCCTTGTCATCGGCGTTGATGGCGTGCACCAGTGCAGAGGCACCGGAGTGGTCCTCCAGGCTGGGGTCGGCCCCGTTGTCCAGCAGCAGGGTCACCACCTCGCCACCCGCGCCGCGGATGCAGGCGTGCATCAGGGCCGTCTTCCCAGACTTGTCCTGGATGTTGGGGTCAGCCCTGTTGTCCAGCAGGTACTTCACCATCTTGGCCTTGCTGATGCTCTGCTGGTCCACGTGCGTGGTGATGCAGGCCACCATCAGCGCCGTCTCCCCCTTCTCGTTGCTCTCATTGATGTAGGCCcccccctccagcagcagccggGTCAGCCGCAGCCGGCCCAGCCACACTGCCTTCAGGAGGGAGTTCCCCCCGGTCTGCAGCTCCGTCGCCTCATCCATGGCATGCAGGGCTCACGGCAGCTGGGGAGGAATGGGATGGAGAGGTGAGCCCCCCTGCAGCCTCCGCTGAGCCCTCTGCACatgggcagccctgcagcactttCCCACATTGGAAGAGGTTGGATTTAGGTTAGACTTGAGAAAGGGATTCTGTATTGCGAGGGCACTGAGGCCCTGGtgtaggctgcccagggtggcTGCGGGTTCCCCATCTTTGAAGTGCTCAcggtcaggttggatggggcgcCGGGCTGTGGGAGGTATCACTGCCCATGGAGGGGTTAGAACTGAGGGGCTGTAAGACGTCCTGCGATCCAAATCGTGCTGTGGTtctgccacagtgctgtgtgctgcctgctgggggtgctggggtgcagggggaactgcagcaggaggaaagctTTGTTTCCTCTGGGGTCTCCTGGAGTGACAGCACTGCTTGGAGCCAGCTGGGAGGTGCACTGGCACTGCCTTCCCTCGGCTCATAATTCATGTTATGGCATTGCTCCTCTCTCAGCAAATTCATTTCAGATGCAACGTTTGCCAGGCAGCCCCACAGACTCAGCCCCTGCTGTCACCCCATCCAGGTGTGCTGGTTGCCAGCCCTGCAAGCACCAATCAATGCCGATTGCTGAACAGCTCCATCTGGAATCCCAcaccccctgctatgggctggGAGCCCTATTTAAAGGCAGACCCTGagcctgtgctcagctctgggggATTATCTTTGTTTGCTGGACTTCTCTTGTGGATGGAGTTTGCTGTTCTGCATTCTCCTGGTGATCTCTCTTGTGTGACCCATAGCTGTCAGCAGCCTACTCCTGCCCTACAGGTGAGGTCTTGCTCTCAGCTCATAGCTCGTCTCCCTGCatggggcagctctgctctcgcTGCTCCTTGATACACCTCAGTTCACCTTGCCttgctctcctccagctctgctcccacagccaTGTTGATGTTTCCTTGAATGCAGCTGATTTCCTTTGGTGCCAGAGCCACCAATCTGGCCCTGCTCCTGGCATGGCTCTACTGTGCCTCAGAGGCCCCTCGCTCTGTAACACGGAGCCCACTGGAAGCTGTGAGCATCTCCtgtgcagctggggctgtggtCCTCGCTGCTGGTAGAAATTctaagcagctgctgctctgctgtgtgtaaCCCTGTGCTGCTTCATGGTGCTGTGGGGACTCCTTGTATAGGAGAGTGCTGTGAGAGAGCAGCGTTCTcgtgcagcactctgcagcagGACTGGCTCGGGGGGTCAGCAGACGCCCTCCCATCTGGAAGGCGCTTCCTGCCCCTGCTCGGCAGCAGCTCGCCGGCCCCCGTGCTGATCCCGGGACTCGCAGCAGGGCAAGGCTCCTCCGTGCTGCTCCGCGGCACCACTCGGGAACTGAGCGCCTGGTGGCTGTGTGCCTGTGTCCCCGTGGGGCAGCAGCGCTGAGACCCGGTGAGTGCCGTGCGCGGGGCAGAGGCGGTAACTCGCGGGGCCGAGCACCGCGGCGATGTCAGAGGTGCGTTGTCCCAGGAGCCCCGCCGCTGCTCGCCCTGCTCTCCCatcacagctccctgctgcccgGCGGCGAGCGGCGCTGTCCCCTCCCCTGGGCATCTCCCCCTGCTCCGTCACCCGCAGCACTCCGCAGTCTGCGTTCACCGCTTTCCCCCACGGCACACGCGCGATGCTCTGCCtgcttcccccttccccccccccagcccatGCCCATTAATGCGTGGCTCCCGCAGCCCCCACCTCCCTGTCAGCGCAGCGCTGCCCGAAGGCTGTGAGCGCTCCCAGCCCCCCCCCGGTAGCACTGCGCCCAGATGCTCACGGCTGCTCCCCGAGACCCCCGCTCCGATTCCGAAGTTGCTCTCACCTCCATCTCCTCTCACCGGTGCCGCGGTGTCGCCTCCCCTGCCTCAGCGCCGGGCTCGGTGCTGCGACAGCGGGGCGGGGGTCCCTTCCCGGAGCCGGGGTTCGCCCCCGTTACCTGCTGCGCCGTGCCGGTACCCGTTAGCGGTGTGCGGTGCCCGGTACCGGCCCCGCTGTGCGCGCCGGGGCTGCACGGGGAGgagggcgcggggcggcgcgtCCGC
This Lagopus muta isolate bLagMut1 chromosome 10, bLagMut1 primary, whole genome shotgun sequence DNA region includes the following protein-coding sequences:
- the ANKRD34C gene encoding ankyrin repeat domain-containing protein 34C, with product MDEATELQTGGNSLLKAVWLGRLRLTRLLLEGGAYINESNEKGETALMVACITTHVDQQSISKAKMVKYLLDNRADPNIQDKSGKTALMHACIRGAGGEVVTLLLDNGADPSLEDHSGASALVHAINADDKDVLQHLLNACRAKGKEVIIITMDKSATGAKATKQYLNVPPLLDFKERASPETSTAALKAAAPCPQPAEQELPPGDGPPTKATPEPPSPGWRGGTTTKRARLPQLKRLQSEPWGLVAPSVLAAHHEEQRVRTDDELVSSIGELALCRKAPLSRSKDAPLFPLVDEQALRTPPAPGSGCRKGFEKGPQRLPRRSTLPEPPESSEAMEALHWRRMSAEHHECDAGMAEAGRVAAERRKLSGSHLALLGGSREALDGAPSTSPAAARRPPNLLERRGSGTLLLDHIAHTRPGYLPPLNVNPSPPIPDIGASGKAPSPLAAGFRALVPVAPSSPKRGDLRTKKKLLRRHSMQLEQMRQLSDFEEIVAQ
- the TMED3 gene encoding transmembrane emp24 domain-containing protein 3, with amino-acid sequence MQGWARGWALALLLGALRASGTELTFELPDSDKQCFHQELDRGLKFTLDYQVITGGHYDVDCYVEDPNGRTIYRETKKQYDSFPHHAELTGIYTFCFSNEFSTFSHKTVYFNLQVGDEPPILPDMSSRVTALTQMESACVTIHEALNAVIDSQTHYRLREAQDRSRAEDLNGRVSYWSAGETVILFVVSVGQVMLLKSFFTEKRPGSSAAGT